The Mailhella massiliensis genome segment GCAGGCAGCCGCCCATGGGGTTCACCCCGTAGGTCTTGTAGAGCTGCATCATTTCGCGGCTCAGGGCTTCCTTGTCGTTCTTGTACTTTTCCTGCAGCTGCTTCATGCGGGGCTGGAGCTTCTTCATCTGTTCCATGGACTTGAAGCTCTTGCGGGACAGCGGCCAGAAGACGATCTTGATGAGGATGGTCAGCAGGATGATGGCGAGACCCCAGTTGCCGAGGAAGCCTTCAAACCAGGTGAGGAGCTTGAGCAGCGGCACGGCGAGGAAGCTGAAGATGCCCATGTCCACGGAGGACTTCAGGTCGTTGGGGGCGGCGTCGAGCAGATCGCGGCTCTTGGGGCCGAGCCACCATGCGGTGGAAAGTTCGGCAGGCTGACCGGCGGTCAGGGAAATGTCCTGAAGTTCCACGGCCGCGCGCCACACGCCGCCGTCGGTGATGCGGCCCTTGAACACGCAGTTCTGGCCCTGTTCCGGCAGCACGGCGGAGAGGAAGTAGTTGCTCATGAGACCGGCCCAGGCAATGTCGCCGGAGCTCATCACGCCTTCCTTGGTGAGGTCTTCCACGTCCACGTCGCGTTCCAGGGAACCCTTCAGGTTCCAAGCCATGCTCATGGCGTCGTAGTTGCTCTGGCTGCTGAAGTTGGTCGCGCCGAGGCTGTAGGACACGCGGGCGGCCGGGCTGTCGGAAGCGGCGGTCAGGGTGACCTTTTCATCCATGAGATAGGTATCGGCATGGAAGGTGATGACGCGGTTGATGCGTATCCCGTTCATTTCGCCGGTGAAGGTGAGGGTGGCGTCGCCGGATTCGAGGTTGATGTCGGAACCGTCGAAGCTCCACTGACCCATGTTCCAGGAAGGCTGGCCGTTCACCAGAAGGCCCATGGGGGCCACCGTGGCGGCGGCGGGGGAAACCATGTTGAACAGGGGGGATTCGGGCAGGATGGAGGCCTTGTAGTTCTTCAGCTTGAAGGACTGCAGGATGCCGCCGCCGGAATGGAACACGGCTTCGTACAGGGGCGTGTTCACGCGCACTTCGCGGCCTTCGGAGGGCACGAACTTGGCTACGGGAATCACGGGAGCGGCGGGAACGGGAGACACGGCTTCGGGCTGAGCCTGCTGCTCGGCGGCCGTAGGCTGGGGCTGCTCGGGGAGCCAGCCCATGTATTCGGAAAAGGCCTGCCAGCCGAAGAGCAGGACAATGCAGATGACGACGGAAAGGATGAGGCGACGGTTATCCATGACGTTCCTGAGAGTCTGCGCCGGGCGCAGAGGGATGATCGTTGGAGAGGGGGGGCACAGGGTCGAAACCGCCCGGATTTCCGGGGTGGCAGCGCAGGATGCGCCGGATGGCCAGCCAGAGTCCCTTGAGCGGACCATGCCGTTCAATGGCTTCTATGGCGTAGGTGGAACAGGAAGGGTAGAAGCGGCAGCAGGGAGGGTAAAGCGGCGAGATGCAGCGCTTGTAGAACCGTATGGGCAGGATGAGAAGCCGCTGGGCGAGATTCATGCCGCGTCTCCTGAAGGGACGGTTGCGGCGCCTTCCGTCCCGGAGGCTTCGGAAAGCTCGGCAAGAAGGGGCAGAAGTTCGGTTTCCGCGAGGCTGAGGTCGAACTTGTCGGCGCGCAGATGTTTTTTCGGCGTGACGACGATGTCCATGGGGGGCATCTCATGCTGATGCAGGCGGAAGAAGGAGCGCAGGACGCGCTTGATGCGGTTCCTGGCAACGGCGTTGCCGCATTTTTTGGTGACAGCAAGCCCAAGACGCCCGGTTCCGGCCATGCCGGAACTCAGGGCGAACACGACGAAGTATTTCGTGAAGCGGCGTTCTCCCCCGTTGTAGCAGGCGGTATATTCCGCCCTGCGGGTGATGCGCCGTTCTCTGGGCCAGGTCAGGGACATGGATTCGATCCATGCTGCGCTTGGACGGAATTTAAACGCAAAATGTGGGCGTGGCGGAACGCCGCGCCCGAAACATTTGCATTGTCCGCCCGGATGCCTCGGAGGAGGCGGACCGGGAAGCGCACCTGTGGGGTTAGGCGGACAGGCTCTTGCGGCCCTTGGCGCGGCGGCGGCTGATGATGGCGCGGCCGTTGGGGGTGCTCATGCGGGCGCGGAAGCCGTGGGTACGCTTTCTGCTGATTTTGCTGGGCTGATACGTTCTTTTCATGACGCGCGGTCTCCTTACTGAGATTGGAACATGCAGGTATAGCGCGCCTTGCCTTCCCCGTCAAGTCGGAAGGGAGGGCGGCGCGTCGGAAAGTTCCCCGGTCGGGGCGATGCCTATGTGTAAGCCGTGAGAAGGCTGCAGGCAAGCATTAAAATGCGTTTTCGGCCGGAATATTTTATCGAATCCCGTCCCGGGGTTCTTTTCCTTTGCGTGACAAAGCGGACGTTTCTGCATAGACTGCGCCATCTTGTTCAGCCGCATACGCGGCGAAGGAGCAAAGTCATGCAGGGCGTTCCCGTGCTTCGCGTCGCGGCAATACACGATCTTTCGGGCTTCGGCCGGGCTTCTCTCACCGTGGCCATTCCCATTCTCGCCACCATGGGCATTCAGGTCTGCCCGCTGCCCACGGCCGTACTGTCCTCCCAGACGTCGGGCGTGGACGACTTCACCTTCCTCGATCTCACGTCGCAGATGGCCCCCATCATGGACCACTGGGCGCGCATGGGACTCAGGTTCGACGCAGTGTATTCCGGCTTTCTCGGCAGCCCCGATCAGTCGTGGCTTGCAGGCCGCTGCATACGGGAGTTCCGTGCTCCGGGAGGCATAGCCGTGGTCGACCCCGTGCTCGGCGACAACGGCAGGCTCGATCCCACGCAGACGCCGGAAATGGTGGAGGCCATGCGCCGCCTCGTCAAACAGGCGGACATCATCACTCCCAATCTTACGGAAGCGGCCTTTCTGCTGGAAGAAAAGTTCCGGCCGGACATCAGCGCGCACGGCCTGCGCGATCAGATGCTTGCCCTTGCAGCCATGGGGCCTTCGGCAGTGGTCATCACGAGCGCCCCTTCCTCCCGTCCCGGCCATACGGCCACCGTGGCCTACGACGGCCGCCGCTTCTGGCAGGTGGAGGTGCCGCACCTGAACGCCTTCTACCCCGGTACGGGCGACGCCTTCGCCAGCGTGCTCACCGGAAGTCTCCTGCAGGGCGACTGCCTGCCCGTGGCCGTGGATCGCGCCGTGCATTTCGTGTATCTCGGCATACAGGCCACCTACGGCTACGATACGCCGCATCGCGACGGCGTGCTTCTGGAACGCACGCTGCCTTCCCTGCGTATGCCCTTCACGGGCGGAAGCTATACGGAATTCTGATGTTCCGCCCTTTTCTCCCGCGCAAGGACGGGCCGCTCCTCGCCCTTGCCCCGGCAGGGCGAGAAGCGCCGCATCAGTCCTTTGAGCCGTCTTTTTCCGGCGGGAAGGACGCATCCCGGAAGAATTTCCCGGGAAAGGCGGTACAACCACTATTTTTAGGGTTGATTTAAATCGCCATACCTGCGTAATCTAACTGACATAAAGGTATGTCAGGCTGCATGTTCATCGCCCGTAGAAGTACAGATTGCCGGAAATCATGATTCCGGCAAAGAGGGATCATGATCGTCATCGCTTATCTTGTGTACATTTTTCTGCCCATTGCCCTGCTGCTGGTAGGCTCCTTCGGCGAAACCTGGACGAACACGTTTCTGCCTTCCGGTTTTACCCTGCGCTGGTATCTGGATGTCTGGAACGACCCGAGTTTCCGAAGGGCCTTCGTCGTCAGCCTAGAAGTTGCCGTATCCACCTGCGTCATCGTCACGGCGCTGGCCGTGCCCCTGGCCTATGCCATGACCCGCAGCATGGGCAGACTTGCCGGACTCACGGGGCGTTTTCTGGCCATCATGCCCATTGCCGCTCCCCCCGCCGTGCTCGCCTTCGGTTACATCCTCATATTCTCCACGGATGCGATGCCGTATCTCGGCGCCACCTGGCTCATCATCGCGGCCCACGTCGTATCCACGCTGCCCTACATGTTCCAGACGCTGGTGGCGGACATACGGCATCTGCACCTCGACAGGCTCGAGCTTGCGGCGGAATCCCTGGGCGCATCCTTCGGGCAGAGGTTCTTCCACATCGTTCTTCCTTCCCTTCAGCACAGCATATTTTCCGGCCTGGTGGTGGTTTCCGCCATTTCCATCGGGGAATTTCAGATCACCAACCTCATCGCCGGATTCCTGAACCGTACCTACCCCGTGGTGCTGCTGCAGTCGTTCTACGGAGCGACGGGCTTCGCCTGCTCCACCACCATGGTCCTGCTGCTTCTGGCCTGCGCCAGTGCGGCCGGAAGCGCACTTACGGCCCGTTCGGCCTCCAGATCCAAGAAACACTAAGAGCACGCAGAGAAGCTTATGAGCATTGTGATTGAAAATTGTTCCTTTGTGTATCCCTCGTCGGGCATCGGCGTTCATGACGTGAACATTTCCGCCGAGGACGGGGAACTTGTGGCCGTCATCGGCTCCAGCGGCTCCGGCAAGACCACCATGCTCAAGCTGGTGGCGGGCTTCGAGCAGGCCGACAGCGGCAGAATACTCATCAACGGGCGGGACGTCTGCGGGGTTCCGGCAAGGCTGAGAAACGTGGGCATGGTGTTCCAGTCCTACGCGCTTTTCCCGCTCATGACGTGCGCGGAGAACGTGGCCTATCCTCTGAAGATACGCAAGGTTCCGCCTGCGGAGCGCAGACGCAAGGCTCTGGACATGCTCGAACGCGTGGGGCTTGCGGCCTTTGCCGACAGACTTCCGGGTTCCATGTCCGGCGGTCAGCAGCAGCGCGTGGCTCTGGCCCGCGCGCTCGGCTTCAACCCCGACGTCCTTCTTCTGGACGAACCGCTTTCCGCCCTCGACGCCAGCCTGCGCGTGGAACTTCGCAGAGAAATCCGCCGTCTGCAGAAGGAACAGGGCATTACAGCCCTGCATGTGACGCACGATCAGGAAGAAGCGCTTTCCATGGCGGACAAGGTCGCCCTCATGTATCAGGGCAGACTCATCCAGATAGCCACGCCCCAGCAGCTTTACGACGCCCCGGTGAACCGCCGCGTGGCGGCCTTTGTGGGCCATGCCAACCTGTGGGACGGCGTCGTCGTCGATGCCGATACCGTGCGCGTGCCCTTCGGCGAGCTGCGCTGTTCCTGCGCGCCCTATACGAGCGGCGACAAGGTGACCGTGCTCGTGCGGCCCGAACGGGTGGTGCCCGACCCGGATCAGACGGTCAACGTGTTCGAGGGGGCCGTTTCCAGCGACGCCTTCCTGGGCGCCGTGCGCCGCTATGTCTTTTCCGTGGGCGGCTGCGGCATACAGGGCGAAACGGCGCGCAGGCGGCCGTTCTCGAAGGTCGGCATAGCGCCCGAGGCCGTACAGCTTCTGCCCTTTGAAGAAGCCTGAAAACGCCGTGTACGCGGCACTTCCCATAGAGGAGAAGATAATGAAGAAATTGTCCGGTTTTTTGGCTGTGGTCATGGCTGCCGCTCTGACCGTTCCTGCCGTGGCGGGGGCTTTCGAAGGTCCCGAGCTGTACCCCGGCGAACGTCAGCTTTATGAGGAAGCGCTGAAGGAAGGCATGGTGGTTTCCTTCGATACGGGGCCGACGTGGGCCAACTGGGCCAATCAGTTCAAGGCCTTCCAGCAGCGCTATAAGGGCGTGGAACTGGTGTACAACGACATCGGTTCCGGCGCCACCGTGGTTGCGCTGGACAAGACGCGCCGCCGTCCCCAGGCAGACACGGCCTATTATTTCGCCGCTTCCGCCATCGACGCCAAGGCCAAGAAGGTGCTCGAAGGCTATCGGCCCGTCAACTTCGACAAGCTTCCCGAAGCCTACCGCGACGCCGACGGCGAATGGTTCATCGTGCATCAGCTCGTGGTGGCCTTCCTTGTGAACAAGAAGCTGGTGGAAAACGTGCCCCAGTCCTGGGAAGATCTGCTCAAGCCCGAATACAAGAACAGCGTCGTCTACCTCGACCCGCGTTCCACCGGTCAGGGCCAGGTGCTGACCTTCGGCGCGGCCTACGGCAACGGCGGCAGCGTGGACAACGTGCTCCCCGGCATCGAATACCTCGCCAAGCTGCACAAGAACGGCAACGTGCTGCGTACCGAAGGCACCACTCCCTACGCCAAGTTCATCAAGGGTGAAATTCCCATCTGGATCGCCTATGAAGGCGACGGTCTGAAGGCCAAGCTCATCGACGGCATGGGCGACGACTGCGTGGTGGTCATTCCCAAGGAAGCCAGCGTGGCCGCTCCCTACGCCATGAGTCTGGTCAAGAACGGCCCCAACCCCAACGGCGGCAAGCTCTGGCTCAACTGGGTCATGTCCGACGCAGGTCAGGCCGTGTTCGTGGACGGCTTCGTCCGTCCTTCCGTTCCCACGGTGCAGATTCCCGAAAAGATGCGCGCGTACATGCCCGACGCTCCTCAGGTTCAGCCTCTGGATATCGTGAAGGCTTCCGCGCAGAAGAGCTTTATCGACGAGAACTGGACAAGGCTCGTCCTCGGTAAGTAATCCGGGCAAACAACCCGCTGCCGCTCCGGCCATGATTCCGGGGCGGCACGGGGCAGGTGATTTATGAATAAGACGATGAAGATACTGCTGCTGGCCCTGCCCGCCTTCGCCGTGCTGGTCATGTTTTTTCTGGTGCCTCTCGGCAGCGTGCTGGTGGAGCCCTTTTTCGACAAGGGGGAAGCTTTTTTCAGCCTGTGGAGCGATCCTCTGTTCCTGAAAGGACTTAAAGGAAGCACGCTTCTTGCGCTGACGGCAGGCGCGCTTTCCGTGATCGTCGGGGTACCTGTGGCCCTGCGCCTTTCCGTCATGAAGGAAAAGGCCCGGCTCTTCGCCATGTTCTGCATTTCCCTGCCCCTGACCTTTTCCGGCCTCATTGTCGCCTACGGATTCATTCTCTGCTTCGGCAGGGCGGGTTTCATCACGCTGCTGCTGGCGGAGGTGGGCGTTTCCCCCGACTGGGTGGCCGGACTTGTGTACAGCCCCGTGGGGCTGGCGCTCGCCTACTGCTATTACCTTATTCCCCGCGTCGTGCTGCTTCTGCTTCCGGCGCTGACCAACTTCGACAGGAGCCTGCTGGTGGCGGCCAATTCCATGGGCGCGACCAGACTCAGGGCCTTTTTCGACGTGCTTCTGCCGGAACTCATGCCCACCATAGGCGTGTCGTTCTGCCTTGTGGCCGCCGTGGCCTTCGGTGCGTACGGTACCGCTCTTGCCCTGGTCGGTTCCCAGGTGAACATTCTGCCGCTGCTTCTGTACAGCAGCATTTCCGACACGGGAACCAATTTTTCACAGGCCGCCGCCATTTCGCTGGTGCTGCTCGGCGCGTGCAGCATGATCATGGGCGTTGCGGAAGTCATCGCCATGCGCAGGGAACAGCGCCTGAAGAGGGCGTGAAGGAGCCGATATGCTGTATCTGACCGAAGGCGCGCTCTATGACGGAGCCATGCGTCTGGATGCGGAAACCATGACCTGGACGCCTGCCGAAGTTCCGGCGGGAGGCAGGGAAATTTCGGAAACGGAAGCCGTGCGCTGGCTTCAGAAGGAATCGGGTATGCCTCTGCGCGCCCCCGTGGCCGTCATCGGGCCGCGGGAAGCTTCCGACGAGGAACGCGCCACGGCGCGCGCTCTGGGTCAACGTCTGGCCGCTCTCGGCCTTACGGTGCTGTGCGGCGGCCGCCAGGGCGTCATGGAATCGGTATGTCTCGGCGTGCGCGAAGGCGGCGGCATTTCCGTGGGCCTTCTGCCTGAAGACGACTGGCGCAAGGGCAACAGCTACGTCACCGTGCCTGTGGCTACGGGCATAGGCATTGCGCGCAACGCGCTCATCGCCCGCGCGGCGGCGGCCGTGGTGGCCGTGGGCGGAGGTCTCGGAACCATTTCCGAAATCGCGCTTTCGCTGCAGTTCGGCAAGAGGGTGTTCGGTCTGTGCAGGCCCCCGTATGTGGAAGGGCTGCAGCTTGTCGATTCTCTGGACGAGGCCGAAGCCGGGCTTTGCCGCGCCGTTCTGGGCCTGCCCGATTAAAAAAACGTCATGTTTTGAAGCCGGAGGAAGCTTTCATGAAAGCTTCCTCCGGCTTTTTCCTTCGACTGCCGGGCGATGCGCCGCAGGTTGTCTGTTATGAAAAAACGGGCTTCCGCTTTTGCGGAAGCCCGTTTTCTGTTCACGGAGCGGGGAGGCCCGCCCCTTTTCAGTAGCGGTACATGTCGTTCTTGAAGGGGCCGTCCACGGGAACGCCGATGTAGTCGGCCTGCTTCTGCGTCAGCGTGGAGAGCTTCGCACCGAGGCGGGCGAGGTGGAGCCTTGCCACTTCCTCATCGAGTTTCTTGGGCAGAGTGTACACGCGCGCTTCGTGCTTGTTCGCGGCAAGATCCATCTGGGCGAGAACCTGGTTGGTGAAGGAGTTGGACATGACGAAGCTCGCATGGCCCGTGGCGCAGCCGAGGTTCACCAGGCGGCCTTCGGCCAGCACGATGATGGAACGGCCGGAGGGCAGGAACCACTTGTCCACCTGGGGCTTGATTTCCATCTTGCGGCATTCGGGATTGCCTTCCAGCCAGGACATCTGGATTTCGCTGTCGAAGTGGCCGATGTTGCACACGATGGCTTCGTCCTTCATGCCCATCATGTGTTCGCCGGTGATGACGTCGCAGTTGCCGGTGCAGGTGACGTAGATGTCGCCGTAGGGCAGGGCGTCTTCCATGGTGACGACCTGATACCCCTCCATGGCGGCCTGAAGCGCGCAGATGGGGTCGATTTCCGTAACGAGCACGCGGGCGCCGAAGCCGCGCATGGAGGCGGCGCAGCCCTTGCCCACATCGCCGTAGCCGCAGATGACCACGACCTTGCCGGCCACCATGATGTCGGTGGCGCGCTTGATGCCGTCGGCCAGGGATTCACGGCAGCCGTACAGGTTGTCGAACTTGGACTTGGTGACGGAGTCGTTCACGTTGATGGCCGGGAAGAGCAGCTTGCCTTCCTTTTCCATCTGATAGAGGCGATGCACGCCGGTGGTGGTTTCCTCGGACACGCCGCGCACCTTTTCGGCCACACGGTGCCAGCGGGCGGCGTCGTTCTTCAGAGAAAGGGCGATGCGTTCCATGATGATGCCTTCTTCCTTGCAGGAAGGAGCGCGGTCGAGCACGGAAGGATCGTTTTCCGCTTCCACACCCTTGTGGATGAGCAGCGTCGCGTCGCCGCCGTCGTCCACGATGAGGTCGGGGCCGGAGCCGTCGGGCCAGGTGAGGGCCATTTCCGTGCACCACCAGTAGTCTTCCAGAGATTCACCCTTCCAGGCGAAGACCTTGGCCATGCCCTGTTCCGCAATGGCCGCGGCGGCATGATCCTGCGTGGAGAAGATGTTGCAGGAGGCCCAGCGGATGTCGGCGCCGAGTTCGTACAGCGTGCGGATGAGCATGGCCGTCTGTATGGTCATGTGCAGAGAACCGCTGATTTTCAGGCCCTTGAGGGGCTTTTTGTCGCCGTAGCGGCGGATGAGTTCCATAAGGCCCGGCATTTCGCGTTCGGAAAGCTGGATTTCCTTCTTGCCGAAGTCGGCAAGGGAGATGTCTGCGACTTTGTAGTTCAGGGACAGATCGAGATTCTTGGCGGACATGTTGGCTCCATAGATGGGTTGGAAAAAGAAGGTTGAAAAGGTCACAGCCCGGCGGAAGGCGCGCCCGGGGCGTTCTTGCGGGCCAGAATGAGATGCAGTGCCAGATCTTTCTTCACGGGCTGACGGCGGTAGTCCACAATGGTCAGCCCCGTTTTGACGAGCGCGGCGGAAAGTTCATCCAGAGAAAAGCCGAGCCACCGGTCGCCGTACATGGTGCGCATGGATTCCTGGGTATGCTGATCGAAATCCGTGACCAGAACGAGGCCTCCCGGGTGCAGAACCCGCGCGATTTCCCCCAGCGACGTGGACGGACGGGAAAGATGATGCAGCACCAGATTGATGCAGATGAAGTCGGCCTCTCCGTCGCGCAGGGGCAGGTAGTCGAGCTCGCCTATGCGCAGGGAAATGCCGTTCATGTTGTCGCCGAAGCGGCGGCGCGCCAGTTCCAGCATACGGGGGGAATCATCCACGCCGATGAGTTCCCGGCAGACTCCGCGCAGATGCTCCAGCACCTCGCCCGTACCGCAGCCGAGATCCGCCGCGACGCCGCAGTTGTCGGGCACGGCGCGCAGAATCACGTCGGGCAGGGAGAAATCTCCCAGAATCTCGCGGTTCATCTCGTCCCAGTCGTCGGCTATCTCGTTGAAGAACTGCCGCGTTTTCAGGGCGCGTTCCTCAATGATGCGGGAAGCCATGTCGAGATCGGCCCGGCAGGATTCATCGTCCTGCATGAAGGCAATGACGCTGCTCAGAAATTCGTGCCCTTCCCCTTCCGTTTCGGCGGAATAGAATACCCACAGTCCGTCTCTCCGGGACTGGAGAAGCCCCGCTTCCGTAAGAATCTTGAGGTGCCGTGAAATGCGCGACTGCCCCATGCTCAGAAGCGAAACCAGTTCGTTGACGGAAAGTTCGTAATGAAAAAGCACCAGCGCAAGGCGCAGGCGCGTTTCGTCCGAAAGGGCCTTGAGATATCGAAGAGCTTTCATAACTTGTTGTAATGTTACAAATATCAAGATTTTTTGATGTAATATATCCGCTTATCCGCATATAGTCAAGAAGTTTGCCCGCGTACCCTTGGGGCGGAAGGGCGCGCGGGAAGCGGGAGCGTGCCGGCGACGGGCAGCCCCGGAGAACAGGGCGCGTGAACGATGCGCGCATGAGGAGAGAGGCTCACGGCGCTATGCGCCGAGAAACCAGTCGCCCCACAGGGCCTGACCAAGGGAAACGGCGCCGTCCCCTGCGGGGAAACGGCGCGGCACAAGCGGCGTAAGGCCGAGGCGTCGCATTTCTTCGGGCAGGCACGCAAGCAGGGTACGGTTGTTGAACACCCCGCCGCAGAGCGCCACGGTGCTGATGCCGCAGCCGTCGGCCGCAAGACGCGCCCAGCGGGCAAGGCCCCGTACAAGGCCGTCATGAAAGCGGCGGGCGGCTCTTCCTGGATGGCGGCAGTCGTTGGCGGCATGGCGGAACAGGGCCGCAACATCGGCTTCCAGCAGGCCGTCGCGTTCGATGAGGGGCAGATCGTACGCCCCCTGTTCGGAAGCATCCTGCGCCTCTTCCAGGCGGACGGCGGCCTGTCCTTCGTAGGTGATGTCGAAGCAGAGGCCGCACAGGGCGGCCACGGCATCGAACAGGCGGCCGCAGCTTGACGTTTTCGGGCAGTTTATGCCCTGCGTCATCATTTCCCGCACCATGGGCGCGAGGCGGGCGCGTTCCGGCGATCCTTCCAGCCAGGGACGGGGACGGTCGGGCAGATCGGCGGCCCTCCACAGGGCTTCCGCCGTTCTCCACGGCGAGCGGATGGCGGCTTCTCCTCCCGGCAGCAGAAAAGGTGAGAACCGGCCCAGCCGCTGCCATGCGCCGGGCCGTACGAGCAGCAGTTCCCCTCCCCAGACGGTGTCGTCGTCGCCGAGACCGGAACCGTCCAGCGCAAGGCCGAGTACGGGCCCGGTGAGACCGTGTTCCGCCATGACGGCGCAGACGTGCGCGACGTGATGCTGGAGAAACAGCTCCCGCAGGCCGTGCCTTTGAGCGACGTCGTCCGCAAGACGGCTGGAAAGAAAGTCGGGGTGCAGGTCGCGCACCACAAGACCCGGCTCCACCTCCAGAAGGCCCGTGAGGTGACGCAGCGTTTCCTCAAAGAAGGCGAGGTGTTCCGCCCGGCTCACGTCGCCGATATGCTGGCTGACGAAGGCTTCCGCTCCCCGCGTGAGACAGAAGGTGTGCTTGAGTTCCGCCCCGGCGGCGAATACGCAGTCCCCGGCCTCCCGCGCAGGGCGCGGAGGAAGGGAAAGGGGCGTAGGGACGAAGCCGCGCGCCCGGCGTACCATGAGTTCCGGGGCGCAGGGCGCGTGTTCCTTCTCTTCGCCGGGGAAGACGACGGAATCGTCCACGCGCACGAGGATGTCGCGGTCGTGAAAAAGGAAGAGGTCGGCCATGTCGCCGAGGCGTTTTTTCGCTTCGCGGTTGCCGAGGCAGATGGGCGCGCCGTGAGGATTGCCCGAGGTCATGACCAGGGCGCTCAGAGCGTCTTCCTTGTTGCCGCCCGCCCATTCCGGGTGAAAGAGCAGATGATGCAGCGGGGTGGAAGGCAGCATGATGCCTATGCTTGCGCTGTCCGGCGCGAGAAGGGCGGGAAGAACATCCTCCCCTTCGCCCGCCCGTTTGCGCGGGCAGATGACGATGGGCCTTGCGGGTGAGAGAAGGAGATCCCGCGCGCCCCTGCCGATATGGGCGAAGCGGGAGGCGCTTTCCACATCCGCCGCCATGACGGCAAGGGCCTTGTGCGGTCTTGCCTTGCGGCGGCGAAGCTCCGCCACGGCCGATTCGTTGTGCGCGTCGCAGACGAGGTGAAAGCCGCCGAGTCCCCTGACGGCTGCGATACGCCCTTTTCCGAGTTCGGCAAGAAGCGCGGGGATTGCGGCTTTTCCCATGATGACGCCGTCGGCAAGGCCGCAGAGCTTTCTGCGCTTTTCGTACACCGCCGCAAGAGCGGGGGACTCTGTCTGCGGCAGGGGGGCGTTCAGCTCGTTTTCGTATCTGCCGTCTTCCAGCCAGAGAACGGGGCCGCAGTCCGGGCAGGCGTCGGGCTGGGCATGGAAGCGACGGTCGGCGGGGTTGTGATATTCTTCCGCGCAGGGCCCGCACATGGGAAAGCACGCCATGCTGGTCACGGGCCTGTCGTAGGGGATGGAACGCGTGATGGTGTAGCGCGGCCCGCAGTTCGTGCAGTTGGTGAAGGCGTAGCCGAAGCGGCGGTTTTCCGGGTCGGCCATGTCGTCGAGACAGTCGGAACAGGGAGCGACGTCGGGGCTGACCAGCACGCTGTGGCCGCGGTGCTTTCCGGCGGAACTTTCTTCGATGCGGAAGGAATCTTCCCCCTCCAGCAGGGGGGCGTCCCTCCTCGTCAGGGAGGCGATGCGCGCAAGGGGCGGCAGGTGTTCGGAAAAACGTGAGAAGAGAAGAAGCGCGTTTTCTTCTCCCTGCACTTCTATGCGCACGCCTTCGGGGGTGTTGCCCACAAAGCCCGTGAGTCTGAGCCTTGCGGCTTCGCGGTAGATGAAGGGCCGGAAGCCCACGCCCTGAACCTGTCCGGTGAGAATGTAGATGTGCCTTGTCCTCATGCTTCCTCCACAGGGGAATATAGCTTCCGTTTCCGTCGAAGGAAAGCTTCCGGTTTTTTCGGGAAAGGGGGGCGTCGCTTTTTTCCTTGAGAATGCGTCCGCAATAACATAGGATCATGCCTCTGGAATCCGCCGAGAGAGGCTTTTTCCGCCGGGAGGCGGGGCGGCGGGTTTCGCCGGGGAACTTCCATACCGAAGTTTGCTCCCATGGCGGCGGCGCCCGGCCGCCCGGCCTGCGGCCCCGGAATTTCCGCGTGTATAAGGAACGGAATATGTCGAAATTTATGTTGCAGGAACGCACCCTCGGCCAGATGCTGGACGAAACCGTCAGGCGTTTCCCCGATCGTGAGGCCCTCGTGTATGTGGGGCACGATTACCGGCAGACCTGGAGCGAGTTTGCCGACACCGTGGACAGGCTGGGACGGGGCCTGATGGCGCTGGGCGTCGAACCCGGCGAAAAAATAGCCCTCTGGGCCACCAACGTGCCGAACTGGGTGTCGCTCATGTTCGCGGCCGCCCGCATAGGAGCCACGCTCCTGGCGGTGAACACCAACTACCGCGACAGCGAACTCGAGTACCTCATCCGTCAGTCCGAGTGCGAAAATTTCT includes the following:
- the hypF gene encoding carbamoyltransferase HypF; its protein translation is MRTRHIYILTGQVQGVGFRPFIYREAARLRLTGFVGNTPEGVRIEVQGEENALLLFSRFSEHLPPLARIASLTRRDAPLLEGEDSFRIEESSAGKHRGHSVLVSPDVAPCSDCLDDMADPENRRFGYAFTNCTNCGPRYTITRSIPYDRPVTSMACFPMCGPCAEEYHNPADRRFHAQPDACPDCGPVLWLEDGRYENELNAPLPQTESPALAAVYEKRRKLCGLADGVIMGKAAIPALLAELGKGRIAAVRGLGGFHLVCDAHNESAVAELRRRKARPHKALAVMAADVESASRFAHIGRGARDLLLSPARPIVICPRKRAGEGEDVLPALLAPDSASIGIMLPSTPLHHLLFHPEWAGGNKEDALSALVMTSGNPHGAPICLGNREAKKRLGDMADLFLFHDRDILVRVDDSVVFPGEEKEHAPCAPELMVRRARGFVPTPLSLPPRPAREAGDCVFAAGAELKHTFCLTRGAEAFVSQHIGDVSRAEHLAFFEETLRHLTGLLEVEPGLVVRDLHPDFLSSRLADDVAQRHGLRELFLQHHVAHVCAVMAEHGLTGPVLGLALDGSGLGDDDTVWGGELLLVRPGAWQRLGRFSPFLLPGGEAAIRSPWRTAEALWRAADLPDRPRPWLEGSPERARLAPMVREMMTQGINCPKTSSCGRLFDAVAALCGLCFDITYEGQAAVRLEEAQDASEQGAYDLPLIERDGLLEADVAALFRHAANDCRHPGRAARRFHDGLVRGLARWARLAADGCGISTVALCGGVFNNRTLLACLPEEMRRLGLTPLVPRRFPAGDGAVSLGQALWGDWFLGA